The following proteins come from a genomic window of Malus domestica chromosome 02, GDT2T_hap1:
- the LOC103418556 gene encoding trihelix transcription factor ENAP2-like — translation MDSETNQENPSLPPNNYTTTTTKELESPPRSKPPQQPPLGGSGGDRLKRDEWSEGAVSSLLEAYETKWVLRNRAKLKGHDWEDVARHVSSRANCTKSPKTQTQCKNKIESMKKRYRSESAAGDGSSWPLYPRLDLLLRGSGTSPTAAAAAAAAVAATVPPPPLPPLQLLHTLPQNDHPLMLLEPSAPPPLPPPPQPPAPPPLMGTAQNSFGSNGADHRVAKEDAVGMKLSDHASDKNPLEVDSSTPALYSDKEQLRSKRMKRKMEKKKRRRREEVDVAESIRWLAEVVVRSEQARMDSMREIERMRVEAEAKRGEMDLKRTEIIANTQLEIARLFAAGGGKGVDSSLRIGRS, via the exons atggacAGTGAAACAAACCAAGAAAACCCATCCCTCCCCCCAAACAATTATACCACCACAACCACCAAGGAATTAGAGTCTCCTCCGAGATCAAAACCTCCCCAACAGCCTCCTCTCGGCGGGAGCGGCGGTGACAGACTCAAAAGAGATGAGTGGAGTGAAGGAGCAGTTTCTAGCCTACTTGAAGCTTATGAGACCAAATGGGTTCTCAGAAACAGAGCAAAGCTTAAAGGCCATGACTGGGAAGATGTGGCAAGACACGTGTCGTCACGTGCCAACTGTACCAAGTCCCCAAAGACGCAAACTCAGTGCAAGAACAAGATTGAGTCCATGAAGAAACGGTATCGTTCTGAGTCCGCCGCTGGTGATGGTTCTTCTTGGCCTCTGTATCCTAGGCTTGATCTTTTGTTACGTGGCAGTGGGACGTCCCCAACCGCGGCGGCagcagctgctgctgctgttgctgcAACTGTACCGCCCCCGCCACTGCCACCACTACAGCTGCTTCATACACTGCCTCAGAACGATCATCCCTTGATGCTATTGGAGCCTTCAGCACCGCCGCCACTACCGCCGCCACCACAACCTCCTGCTCCTCCGCCACTTATGGGGACTGCCCAGAATTCATTTGGATCCAATGGTGCTGATCATAGGGTGGCCAAG GAAGATGCAGTGGGGATGAAATTGTCAGACCATGCATCGGACAAGAACCCTTTGGAGGTAGACAGTAGCACACCAGCTCTCTACAGTGACAAGGAACAATTAAGGTCCAAAAGAATGAAgaggaaaatggagaaaaagaaGCGGCGAAGGCGGGAGGAAGTAGACGTAGCTGAGAGCATAAGATGGCTAGCAGAAGTTGTGGTAAGATCAGAACAAGCAAGAATGGACTCAATGAGGGAGATAGAGAGGATGAGAGTCGAGGCAGAGGCGAAGCGAGGAGAAATGGATCTCAAGCGTACCGAAATCATTGCGAACACGCAGTTGGAGATTGCAAGGTTGTTTGCAGCTGGTGGTGGCAAGGGGGTTGATTCTTCATTGAGAATTGGAAGAAGTTGA